In Pontiella desulfatans, one DNA window encodes the following:
- a CDS encoding sulfatase-like hydrolase/transferase yields MKKAMLLGLMCTLAMGSYAVPLENAGSAVPSLNVLTGFDTTEAFQQVVKNKPGVNQTAMGQVFTLGTGAFELSALYLKSYTSEDLSNYSGTLELKIFSGTGGAPLQTFAYEFGTGSVAKGDWIKLDLGGYALPSGGQYSFLVYTPTADADHDWGFWKSKNNEYGTTGDHGLYVSANDYTSVWNSSNPWINVAHRADSDDHAFFLTGSDGSGGGVDSPDTPAGVAALAGNGLVSLSWDANTQAGFGHFVVKRSTISGGSYTALPGAVPVTDHFIDTNVVNGTTYYYVVSAVNTEDVESPNSVEVSATPNGSIARPNIFVIYIDDQDPSYGCYDGAFGISHDAALTHTPNIDTLAAAGVRYDRAYVVNPVCSPSHTSLFTGNHVTTLGCPHHKSHYIDELPEGHGSLPELLRDAGYYTVNLSNGDIRWGASGKIDTNYERPPIMNPVEGDDPWQFDAIHGFDFTGPATAPSCDPTTIFMGGNWTNRLAGQPFFAWANIETGKAHGFGTGTTWAQANGVAVDPDDIMLPPYLVDAPIADWKDYVAKSLNSISCTDYVVGQFLQGLELAGEAENTLVILASDHGRATMRHKQWLYETGIHVPMIIRWPGEVAPGSVETNLTSIIDIAATCVGAAGAIRPPKMEGLDLMGDDLASRVHVFASRDGVDGTFDRSRTVVGHRYKYIRNFYPELPYINGSYATSKLDGRGMQDDLNLLTTEQRRFLEDHKDAEEFYDLQADPFEVNNLAADPAHADKVAEYRQLLAEWMESTGDYAPDAHVTLGGIAAVTSVQTLLNEYAILNADADGDGLSYYHELALDLDPNVMDASMATSYVINAFQEMDYTVRNLRDGVSYQVQVSTNLVDWQVYTNLPGDSAGSPTTLTLPASIAAGGKLFVRMVIPQ; encoded by the coding sequence ATGAAGAAAGCGATGCTGTTGGGATTGATGTGTACTCTGGCCATGGGGTCGTATGCCGTGCCGCTTGAGAATGCCGGCAGTGCCGTCCCGTCGCTGAATGTGCTAACGGGCTTTGATACGACCGAAGCCTTCCAGCAGGTGGTCAAGAACAAGCCCGGAGTCAACCAGACTGCGATGGGGCAGGTTTTCACGCTGGGCACGGGGGCTTTCGAGCTGTCGGCTCTGTACTTGAAATCTTATACTAGTGAGGATTTGTCCAACTATTCGGGAACACTGGAACTCAAGATTTTTTCGGGAACCGGCGGAGCGCCTCTGCAGACGTTTGCCTACGAGTTCGGAACCGGCTCGGTTGCCAAGGGCGACTGGATCAAGCTCGACCTCGGTGGATATGCGTTGCCTTCGGGTGGGCAGTATTCCTTCCTAGTCTACACTCCAACGGCGGATGCTGATCATGACTGGGGATTCTGGAAGTCCAAGAACAATGAATACGGCACCACCGGTGATCACGGGCTGTACGTCTCCGCCAACGATTACACCAGCGTCTGGAATTCATCCAACCCCTGGATAAACGTCGCGCATCGTGCCGATAGCGACGACCACGCCTTTTTTCTGACCGGATCGGATGGAAGCGGCGGAGGGGTCGACAGTCCCGATACGCCGGCCGGTGTTGCGGCGCTGGCGGGCAATGGGCTGGTCAGCCTGAGCTGGGATGCCAACACCCAGGCCGGCTTCGGCCATTTTGTGGTCAAGCGCTCGACCATTTCCGGAGGCTCCTACACCGCGCTGCCCGGAGCCGTTCCCGTCACCGACCATTTCATCGACACGAACGTGGTTAACGGAACCACCTATTATTATGTGGTGTCCGCCGTGAACACCGAAGACGTGGAATCGCCCAACTCCGTCGAGGTGTCCGCTACGCCGAACGGCTCCATCGCCCGCCCGAATATTTTTGTGATTTACATCGACGACCAGGATCCCTCCTACGGCTGCTACGACGGTGCCTTCGGCATCAGCCACGACGCCGCGCTCACCCACACCCCGAATATCGACACGCTGGCCGCCGCCGGTGTTCGCTACGACCGCGCCTACGTCGTCAACCCCGTCTGTTCTCCGTCGCACACCTCGCTCTTCACCGGCAACCACGTCACCACCCTCGGTTGCCCGCACCACAAGAGCCACTACATTGACGAGCTGCCCGAAGGCCACGGCTCGCTGCCGGAGCTGCTGCGGGATGCGGGCTACTATACCGTCAACCTCAGCAACGGCGACATACGCTGGGGCGCGTCCGGCAAGATCGACACCAACTATGAGCGTCCACCGATCATGAACCCGGTCGAAGGCGACGACCCCTGGCAGTTCGACGCCATCCACGGGTTCGATTTCACGGGGCCGGCCACCGCACCATCTTGCGATCCCACCACCATCTTCATGGGCGGCAACTGGACAAACCGCCTTGCGGGGCAGCCCTTCTTTGCCTGGGCGAACATCGAAACCGGCAAGGCGCATGGCTTCGGCACCGGCACCACCTGGGCGCAGGCCAACGGCGTTGCGGTCGATCCGGACGATATCATGCTGCCCCCGTACCTCGTCGATGCGCCGATCGCCGACTGGAAGGATTATGTTGCCAAATCGCTGAACTCCATTTCATGCACGGACTATGTGGTCGGGCAATTTCTCCAGGGATTGGAACTTGCCGGAGAAGCTGAAAACACACTGGTGATCCTCGCCTCCGATCATGGGCGTGCCACCATGCGCCATAAGCAGTGGCTTTATGAAACCGGTATTCACGTGCCGATGATTATCCGCTGGCCGGGCGAGGTCGCCCCCGGTTCCGTTGAAACCAACCTCACGAGCATCATCGACATTGCCGCCACCTGCGTCGGCGCGGCCGGCGCAATCCGCCCGCCGAAAATGGAAGGGCTCGACCTGATGGGCGACGACCTTGCATCACGCGTCCACGTATTCGCCTCGCGCGACGGGGTCGACGGCACCTTCGACCGCTCGCGCACGGTGGTGGGGCACCGCTACAAATACATCCGCAACTTCTACCCGGAGCTGCCCTACATCAACGGTAGCTATGCCACCAGCAAGCTCGACGGGCGCGGCATGCAGGACGACCTCAACCTGCTGACGACCGAACAGCGCCGCTTCCTTGAAGACCACAAGGATGCGGAGGAGTTCTACGACCTGCAGGCCGATCCGTTCGAGGTCAACAACCTGGCGGCCGATCCCGCCCATGCAGACAAGGTGGCCGAATACCGCCAGCTCCTGGCCGAGTGGATGGAGTCCACCGGCGACTACGCCCCCGACGCCCACGTGACACTCGGCGGTATTGCTGCGGTAACCAGTGTGCAGACGCTGCTGAACGAATACGCGATCCTTAATGCGGATGCCGACGGCGATGGGCTGAGCTATTACCACGAGCTGGCGTTGGATCTTGATCCGAATGTGATGGATGCGTCAATGGCCACCTCCTATGTCATCAACGCTTTCCAGGAAATGGACTACACCGTGCGCAACCTGCGCGACGGGGTCTCGTACCAGGTTCAGGTTTCAACCAACCTGGTCGATTGGCAGGTTTACACGAACTTACCGGGCGACAGTGCCGGAAGCCCGACGACTCTCACGCTTCCGGCCAGCATCGCTGCTGGCGGAAAACTGTTTGTTCGGATGGTGATTCCGCAGTAG
- a CDS encoding alginate lyase family protein — MKLLHSMLLVAVCGLLVSCSTNCPVEVVETKSETSGLVHPGILQSKAMLDVMKRDIEQGHELRTAAWNDMRKHPRGKLGWFGDPWKAPEEILGADNLHFKTAAAIANSHALQWIVTGDVSKAQKAIKVINHWSTTLKSIRPEPDDEHLHTRLIMGVHSGYWAQAGELLRHSGAPWPEAEQKQFENWLREVILPAMEPRPNTFNGNWDAACTWSTMAIAVFLDDRALFVENIERLKSGDTNARLTHYLLPSGQCQETGRDQDHAQMGLDFLARACEIAWNQGIDLYDFEDVSIGRSVEYLSKYNLGHDDVPFEVYPSPVGEGNAHDAATAPSDKYRGRFRPLYELVYHHYHYHDRKGQEMPFTRQVLEQTRIENPGYYCDYWNTLCFGELDDASGKPCKTDGD; from the coding sequence ATGAAACTGTTGCATTCAATGTTGTTGGTGGCCGTGTGCGGTCTGTTGGTTTCCTGTTCAACTAACTGTCCGGTTGAGGTGGTCGAAACAAAATCCGAAACGTCGGGACTGGTGCATCCCGGCATCCTGCAGTCCAAGGCAATGCTCGATGTCATGAAGCGGGATATCGAACAGGGGCATGAGCTGCGCACGGCGGCCTGGAACGACATGCGCAAACATCCGCGCGGTAAGCTGGGGTGGTTTGGCGATCCATGGAAAGCCCCGGAGGAAATCCTTGGTGCCGATAACCTGCATTTCAAAACCGCCGCCGCCATTGCCAACAGCCATGCGCTGCAATGGATCGTGACGGGCGATGTTTCGAAAGCGCAAAAGGCAATCAAGGTCATCAACCACTGGTCGACCACGCTGAAGTCGATCCGCCCGGAGCCGGACGACGAGCATCTGCATACGCGGCTGATCATGGGTGTGCACAGCGGCTACTGGGCGCAGGCCGGCGAGCTTCTGCGCCATTCCGGTGCGCCGTGGCCGGAGGCGGAGCAGAAGCAGTTTGAAAACTGGTTGCGTGAAGTGATCCTGCCCGCGATGGAGCCGCGCCCGAATACCTTTAACGGCAACTGGGATGCCGCCTGTACCTGGAGCACGATGGCCATCGCGGTCTTCCTCGACGACCGGGCGTTGTTCGTCGAAAATATCGAGCGGCTGAAGTCCGGCGACACCAATGCGCGGCTGACCCACTACCTGCTGCCCAGCGGCCAGTGCCAGGAAACCGGGCGCGACCAGGATCATGCCCAGATGGGTCTCGATTTCCTTGCCCGCGCCTGCGAGATCGCGTGGAACCAGGGCATCGACCTCTATGATTTCGAGGATGTGTCCATTGGGCGTTCCGTTGAATACCTTTCGAAATACAACCTCGGCCACGACGATGTGCCGTTCGAGGTTTATCCGTCGCCGGTTGGGGAGGGGAATGCGCACGACGCGGCCACGGCGCCTTCCGATAAATACCGAGGGCGCTTCCGTCCGCTCTACGAGCTGGTGTACCACCACTACCACTACCACGACCGCAAAGGGCAGGAGATGCCCTTCACCCGGCAGGTGCTGGAGCAGACGCGCATCGAAAATCCCGGCTACTATTGCGACTACTGGAACACCCTCTGCTTCGGGGAGTTGGATGATGCCTCGGGAAAGCCTTGTAAAACCGATGGAGATTGA
- a CDS encoding porin family protein produces the protein MKNRCRCMLMLAACLLTSSVWAGIEGWGLGVGVFDEDVGVQGRKDFTMGEAEVSQISLQGSVFFHDKTTFRFDANYHHILNPESSFKLYPLAGAEFSINKKSNRWGANLGGGLNIKLTEHNDLFIELKYVFGDWDGFGLMAGIHF, from the coding sequence ATGAAGAACAGATGTAGATGCATGCTCATGTTGGCGGCTTGCCTGTTGACCTCGAGCGTTTGGGCGGGGATCGAAGGCTGGGGACTCGGAGTCGGGGTTTTCGATGAAGACGTCGGGGTGCAAGGCCGAAAGGATTTCACGATGGGGGAAGCCGAGGTGTCGCAGATCTCACTTCAGGGTTCGGTTTTTTTCCACGACAAGACCACCTTCCGTTTCGACGCGAACTACCACCATATCCTGAACCCGGAATCCTCCTTCAAGCTCTATCCGCTGGCCGGTGCCGAGTTCTCCATCAACAAGAAGTCCAACCGCTGGGGCGCCAACCTTGGCGGCGGCCTAAACATCAAACTTACCGAACACAACGACCTGTTCATCGAACTCAAATATGTGTTCGGCGACTGGGATGGGTTCGGCCTAATGGCCGGCATCCATTTTTAA
- a CDS encoding DUF1214 domain-containing protein — MKATMKPRISRKRNNAYNTPLSVAVALMTMPFGIWSVHAEGSNKPVPVNVENFVRAETSAQFDRVLDMTEGINKFVHLRGPTPLDKQNVIRMNRDTLYSAAIVDISKGATLIVPDAGERYMSIMVVNEDHYINKVIHKPGRHRLTVKEYGTPFVNLSVRTLVNASDPDDIAKANALQNQLKIEAKSAKPYTHPVYDERSFKETYDALLVLGKGMPDASATFGKKKNVDSIRHLLGTAWGWGGLPDEEAYYLNVEPNLPVGAYQLTVKDVPVDAFWSVSMYNKDGYFEPNKEESYSVNNLTGTPNEDGSFTIHFGGDPENLNHLPITEGWNYTVRFYQPRKKILDGSWIFPKIEPLK, encoded by the coding sequence ATGAAAGCAACGATGAAACCAAGAATATCGAGAAAGAGGAATAATGCGTATAACACGCCCCTAAGTGTTGCGGTGGCTCTTATGACCATGCCTTTTGGCATTTGGAGTGTTCACGCCGAAGGCAGCAACAAGCCAGTTCCCGTCAATGTTGAAAACTTTGTCAGAGCGGAGACTTCCGCGCAGTTTGATCGAGTTTTGGACATGACAGAGGGCATCAACAAATTCGTTCACCTACGTGGTCCTACCCCACTTGACAAACAGAACGTCATCCGGATGAACCGCGATACGCTTTACAGCGCAGCCATTGTCGATATCAGCAAAGGGGCGACCCTCATTGTGCCCGATGCGGGCGAGCGATATATGTCCATCATGGTCGTCAACGAAGACCACTATATCAACAAGGTGATCCATAAGCCGGGCAGACACCGACTGACGGTCAAGGAATATGGAACACCGTTTGTGAACCTGTCCGTGCGCACCTTGGTCAACGCGTCAGATCCTGACGATATCGCAAAGGCAAACGCCTTGCAGAATCAACTGAAGATCGAAGCGAAGTCTGCGAAGCCATACACCCACCCTGTCTATGACGAGAGAAGCTTCAAAGAAACCTATGACGCCCTGCTCGTACTGGGGAAAGGGATGCCCGACGCGAGTGCCACCTTCGGGAAGAAAAAAAATGTCGACTCCATTCGCCACTTGCTTGGGACAGCCTGGGGCTGGGGTGGATTGCCTGACGAAGAGGCCTATTACCTCAACGTAGAACCAAACCTACCGGTCGGCGCCTATCAGCTCACCGTCAAGGATGTACCCGTGGATGCATTTTGGTCTGTTAGCATGTATAATAAAGACGGCTATTTCGAACCCAATAAAGAAGAATCCTACAGCGTAAATAACCTGACAGGCACACCCAATGAAGACGGTTCATTTACAATTCATTTTGGAGGTGACCCTGAGAACCTGAATCATCTGCCGATTACTGAGGGTTGGAACTACACAGTGCGCTTTTATCAACCTCGTAAGAAAATCCTGGACGGAAGCTGGATCTTCCCAAAGATTGAGCCCTTGAAATAG
- a CDS encoding lipid-binding SYLF domain-containing protein, whose protein sequence is MSRPIILALLMATLSGCTTISIEKQSAINRMEEQTLARFEGKHAGLREKLDSLPGYLLVDMNVLKVPVFGGGGGRGVVVESATGKRTYVKVSRMEFGGGWGGRRYKALLAFSSPELLKKAQSGKWIYQMGAEASAGKAAIEGSSGQLRQDTGYEMFVLSEGGASATWTLRTIRLKPYRE, encoded by the coding sequence ATGAGTAGACCCATAATTTTAGCGCTTTTGATGGCAACCCTCTCCGGGTGCACGACGATTTCCATTGAAAAGCAGTCGGCTATCAACCGCATGGAAGAACAGACCTTGGCCCGCTTCGAAGGGAAGCATGCAGGCCTGCGCGAAAAACTGGATTCCCTGCCCGGTTATCTGCTGGTCGATATGAATGTCCTGAAAGTCCCCGTTTTCGGCGGGGGCGGCGGACGGGGGGTCGTGGTGGAGAGTGCCACCGGAAAGCGCACCTATGTGAAGGTCTCGCGGATGGAATTCGGCGGCGGCTGGGGCGGGCGGCGCTATAAAGCGCTGCTGGCCTTCTCCAGTCCCGAACTACTCAAAAAGGCGCAGTCGGGCAAGTGGATCTACCAGATGGGTGCCGAGGCCAGCGCCGGCAAAGCGGCGATCGAAGGTTCCAGCGGACAGCTCCGGCAGGACACCGGCTACGAGATGTTCGTCCTCTCGGAAGGTGGAGCATCCGCCACATGGACACTCCGCACCATCCGACTCAAACCCTACCGCGAGTAG
- a CDS encoding DUF1254 domain-containing protein, which yields MTQSAVEKPLPPEEAREIAKEAYVYGNPLADSYRVLYGSFVNAKDPEYKAPINELKNISRVYTHKDKAVQTPNSDTPYSWLLLDLRAEPYVLTVPPMEKDRYFSIQLIDLYTHNFDYIGSRTTGNEGGNYLIAGPSWTGEKPDGVTKVIPAETEFVLALYRTQLFNPTDLEQVKKIQAQYKVDSLSTFLGTAAPGAAPEIDFIEPLTRDEIKKSPKVFEQMNFVLQFCPTHPSEKKLMKRFAKLNIGAGKTFDWEAFSPEIQAAIGQGIADAWEKDFAALKEAADAGEIGSGEVFGTREHLKNNYLYRMAAAVLGIWGNSEEEAMYPSYYVDADGQKLNGAHFYTLRFGADQLPPVNAFWSLTMYQLPESLLVENPLNRYLLNSPMMDDFVRDSDGGITLYIQHESPGKEKEPNWLPAPAGPFSLNLRLYWPQEEALNGSWQPPALIRESK from the coding sequence ATGACGCAGAGTGCGGTAGAGAAACCGCTGCCCCCTGAAGAGGCTCGGGAAATCGCCAAAGAGGCGTATGTTTATGGGAATCCGCTGGCGGATAGCTATCGGGTGTTATACGGCTCGTTTGTGAATGCGAAAGACCCTGAGTACAAAGCGCCGATCAATGAGCTGAAAAATATTTCGCGGGTTTATACGCATAAAGACAAAGCCGTCCAAACCCCTAATTCGGACACGCCGTATAGCTGGTTATTGTTGGATCTGCGTGCAGAACCGTATGTGCTGACGGTGCCCCCGATGGAGAAAGATCGCTATTTCAGCATCCAGCTGATTGATCTCTACACGCATAACTTTGACTACATCGGAAGCCGAACTACGGGGAACGAGGGAGGCAACTACCTGATTGCCGGTCCTAGCTGGACGGGCGAGAAACCGGATGGTGTGACGAAAGTGATTCCAGCCGAAACCGAGTTTGTACTGGCCCTCTACCGCACCCAATTGTTTAATCCAACGGATCTTGAACAGGTGAAGAAAATACAGGCGCAGTATAAGGTGGACTCGCTCTCCACATTCCTTGGAACCGCTGCGCCGGGAGCGGCTCCGGAGATCGACTTTATTGAGCCACTAACGCGCGATGAGATCAAAAAATCGCCCAAGGTTTTTGAGCAAATGAACTTTGTGCTGCAGTTTTGCCCGACACATCCATCGGAAAAGAAGCTGATGAAACGCTTTGCCAAACTGAATATCGGCGCGGGAAAAACCTTCGACTGGGAGGCGTTTTCTCCGGAAATTCAGGCGGCTATCGGCCAAGGCATTGCCGATGCATGGGAAAAGGATTTTGCCGCGTTGAAAGAGGCCGCAGATGCAGGGGAGATTGGTTCAGGGGAAGTTTTTGGCACTCGTGAACACTTGAAGAACAACTATCTCTATCGCATGGCCGCTGCAGTACTGGGCATCTGGGGAAACAGCGAAGAAGAAGCCATGTATCCGAGCTACTATGTCGATGCGGATGGACAGAAGCTCAATGGGGCCCATTTCTATACCTTGCGCTTTGGAGCGGACCAACTTCCGCCTGTTAACGCCTTCTGGTCGCTGACGATGTATCAACTGCCCGAAAGCCTGCTCGTCGAGAACCCGCTCAACCGCTACCTGCTGAACTCGCCCATGATGGACGATTTTGTACGCGATTCGGATGGAGGCATTACCCTCTACATCCAGCACGAGTCGCCCGGAAAAGAGAAGGAACCCAACTGGCTTCCGGCCCCAGCTGGACCGTTTTCTTTAAATTTACGCCTCTACTGGCCCCAAGAAGAGGCGTTGAACGGATCATGGCAGCCGCCCGCATTAATTAGAGAGTCGAAGTAA
- a CDS encoding LssY C-terminal domain-containing protein, with the protein MKSNTPSFSAVVVISLLLCSCSTFKPNPEAIDSSLERKKVKSTDDVTVSMVIPSAKESEKVFGVDLVKKRIQPIWVEVDNRTDTELILMPILIDHDYYAPLEVSYKFRNRWSKSKTRIKDDFFIDMQIPYEIPPDSVASGYVYGRREAGVRYAKAMLVRDEHDPIELPFALQVPGIQADYEQIDFDNLYTEDEFIRIDDPSRLREELIKLPRCTVDKKGKHEGDPLNLVVIGMAEAAGPAFSQRNWDITEEIRWGTIFKTVQAFFIGSRYQFSPVSSLYVFGRKQDLALQKIRSTIHERNHLRLWLTPIVYQGKDVWIGQISRDIGVRFTTKTLVTHKIDPDVDSARLYLAQDLLLTQHLQAIGTVDGVERADRDAPRRNLTGDPYFTDGQRLIVIFSPETVPPDDLHILEWPESGEQE; encoded by the coding sequence ATGAAGTCAAATACACCCAGTTTCAGCGCAGTAGTCGTCATTTCGTTATTGTTATGCTCCTGCTCCACATTCAAGCCGAACCCCGAAGCGATCGACAGCTCTTTGGAGCGGAAGAAAGTTAAAAGCACCGACGATGTTACCGTTTCGATGGTTATCCCCTCCGCAAAGGAAAGCGAGAAGGTCTTTGGTGTTGATCTCGTCAAAAAACGGATTCAGCCGATCTGGGTTGAAGTCGACAACCGGACCGACACCGAGCTGATCCTCATGCCCATCCTGATCGACCATGACTATTATGCACCTCTTGAGGTTTCGTATAAATTTCGCAACCGCTGGTCCAAGTCCAAAACCCGCATCAAGGATGACTTCTTCATCGACATGCAGATTCCCTATGAAATCCCACCGGATTCGGTTGCTTCGGGATACGTCTATGGACGCCGGGAAGCCGGTGTGCGTTATGCCAAGGCCATGCTTGTTCGGGATGAGCACGACCCGATTGAGCTACCGTTTGCACTGCAGGTTCCCGGTATTCAAGCCGACTACGAGCAGATCGACTTTGACAACCTCTACACCGAAGACGAATTTATCCGCATCGATGATCCCAGCCGGCTGCGGGAAGAACTCATCAAGCTCCCCCGCTGCACCGTCGATAAGAAAGGAAAGCACGAAGGGGATCCGCTCAACCTGGTGGTCATCGGCATGGCCGAAGCCGCCGGGCCGGCATTTTCCCAACGGAACTGGGACATTACCGAAGAGATTCGCTGGGGCACCATTTTCAAAACCGTACAGGCGTTCTTCATCGGTTCGCGCTATCAGTTTTCGCCGGTGAGTTCGCTTTACGTATTTGGCCGGAAGCAGGATCTTGCCCTGCAGAAAATCAGAAGCACGATCCACGAGAGAAACCATCTTCGACTTTGGCTCACCCCCATTGTGTATCAGGGAAAAGATGTGTGGATCGGGCAGATCAGCCGGGACATCGGCGTCCGCTTCACCACCAAAACTCTTGTCACACACAAAATTGATCCGGATGTTGATTCCGCCCGGCTTTATCTGGCCCAGGATCTCCTGCTTACACAACATCTTCAAGCCATTGGAACGGTTGACGGCGTGGAAAGAGCGGATCGCGATGCACCGAGAAGAAACCTGACGGGTGATCCCTATTTCACTGACGGCCAGCGGCTCATTGTTATCTTTTCTCCCGAGACTGTACCCCCGGACGACTTGCATATTCTCGAATGGCCCGAATCCGGGGAGCAGGAATAG
- a CDS encoding BamA/TamA family outer membrane protein, with amino-acid sequence MKLLQPIALLLLAGSVAAHAAETNRVDGVEPDEEERSWVAAPLVVMNPAFGNGGGAVGLYFFRPDPADTVSPASTVGLVGLYSGTDSYFAGLFAKAFLREDLWRVAGGAVNGKINNEFEIGGFNETVEFSTLVNAVFVRIDRRISGNWFLGGNAGIVDINYREGNDASKIYFDLFNVEDNLSGQFAFIGFHDSRDDIRYPETGNYSEATLTFVPEWLGSVEGYHALEMFANQYVSTFERQVLALRAYGRFTPSGTPYSGLSSLGRQSDLRGYTSGENIAENLMALQAEYRWFLTRRFGVVGFAGVSELYNGSIENINGDTFYPSAGLGFRYMLHEENKMTFRFDYAWGSNDESGFYVGVGEAF; translated from the coding sequence ATGAAATTATTACAGCCTATTGCCCTCCTGCTGCTTGCAGGTTCCGTTGCCGCCCATGCCGCGGAGACCAACCGCGTGGACGGGGTTGAGCCTGATGAAGAGGAGCGCTCCTGGGTCGCCGCCCCGCTGGTGGTAATGAATCCTGCATTCGGGAACGGCGGCGGTGCAGTCGGCCTCTATTTCTTCCGCCCGGACCCGGCCGATACGGTTTCGCCGGCCTCGACGGTCGGCCTCGTTGGGCTGTATTCGGGCACGGACAGTTATTTCGCCGGACTTTTTGCCAAGGCATTCCTGAGGGAGGACCTTTGGCGCGTGGCGGGCGGTGCCGTTAATGGAAAAATCAACAACGAGTTCGAGATCGGTGGATTCAACGAAACGGTTGAGTTTTCCACCCTGGTGAACGCGGTCTTTGTGCGGATCGACCGCCGCATTTCCGGCAACTGGTTCCTCGGCGGCAACGCCGGTATTGTGGATATCAACTACCGGGAAGGGAACGACGCGAGCAAGATCTATTTCGACCTCTTCAATGTGGAGGACAACCTCTCCGGCCAGTTCGCCTTCATCGGTTTCCACGATTCGCGCGACGACATCCGATACCCGGAGACCGGCAACTATTCCGAGGCCACCCTGACCTTTGTTCCCGAATGGCTCGGCTCGGTGGAGGGCTACCACGCCCTCGAAATGTTCGCCAACCAATACGTTTCCACGTTCGAGCGCCAGGTGCTGGCGCTGCGCGCCTACGGACGCTTCACGCCCTCGGGCACTCCCTATTCAGGGCTTTCAAGCCTGGGGCGGCAGAGTGATTTGCGCGGCTATACGTCCGGCGAAAATATCGCGGAAAACCTGATGGCCTTGCAGGCGGAATACCGCTGGTTCCTGACCCGCCGCTTCGGCGTGGTGGGATTTGCCGGGGTGTCGGAACTCTACAACGGCTCCATCGAAAACATCAATGGCGACACGTTCTACCCCAGTGCCGGCCTGGGTTTCCGCTACATGCTGCACGAAGAGAACAAAATGACGTTCCGCTTCGACTACGCCTGGGGTTCGAACGACGAGAGCGGCTTCTATGTCGGTGTCGGCGAGGCGTTTTGA